Proteins from a single region of Syngnathus typhle isolate RoL2023-S1 ecotype Sweden linkage group LG10, RoL_Styp_1.0, whole genome shotgun sequence:
- the tcaim gene encoding T-cell activation inhibitor, mitochondrial produces the protein MSVHCLLRCTIRLERKHVATHLFLQRALSGADAVNALRPFYFAVHPDFFGQYPMEREVNENSLKRLNGYLESLLKPGLRSVQPTRLTFYVRETKDSSEAQQDLLTSGFRSVSFVLHTNDVLSTVTNVLKSCSLPMEHMKELEAVAKSSPSPAEAAIPFYRPIKWDKSYYTFTGFRDPEEELQQAARVEPTLNIWLQNNEPEATKKHNDSLPRRGELKRLKEELCRKFALADIRWQRSWGVAHRCAQLQSLNRLAVQNPEAMRNLQGHAVVFADQSGMNASGHVMLGTTDVHHQWTKLFQQLPAFHVLQQQTEWLKERISLLLGGTRVIHAERLGPVEPITELYSTLNTFHNNLISQRLCLHPRSLEGLNMILEKGRSSPSLHKMGHFIIPANCDLPKLQVFLQSHAPNARQHTQRKKKLQAEEEALMKMCLQSLSLQGLSKEPSVTSSQMILCCKRLLELHSPLMLGLHICVSHFYSVMQDGDLCIPWDWKS, from the exons ATGTCTGTCCACTGCCTCCTGCGCTGCACCATCAG GCTGGAAAGAAAACATGTAGCCACACATTTGTTCCTGCAGCGAGCTCTGTCTGGAGCGGACGCCGTCAATGCTCTCAGACCATTTTACTTTGCCGTCCATCCTGACTTCTTTGGCCAGTATCCCATGGAGCGG GAAGTGAATGAAAATTCCTTAAAGAGGTTAAATGGCTATTTGGAAAGTCTTCTGAAACCGGGCTTGCGTTCAGTTCAGCCAACGAGGCTCACCTTTTATGTGAGAGAGACGAAAGACAGCAGTGAGGCGCAGCAAGATCTCCTCACCTCAG GGTTCCGTTCAGTGAGCTTTGTCTTGCATACCAACGATGTCCTGAGCACAGTGACGAATGTGTTAAAGTCCTGCAGTCTGCCCATGGAGCACATGAAGGAACTTGAAGCAGTTGCTAAATCTTCCCCAAGTCCAGCTGAAGCCGCCATTCCTTTCTATAGACCCATCAAGTGGGATAAGAGCTACTATACCTTCACTGGCTTCAGAGACCCTGAGGAGGAGCTGCAACAGGCCGCAAGAGTTGAGCCTACTCTCAA tATATGGCTTCAAAATAATGAGCCAGAGGCAACGAAGAAGCACAATGATAGTCTTCCTCGAAGAGGAGAACTCAAACGGTTGAAGGAGGAACTGTGCCGCAAATTTGCTCTGGCTGACATCAG GTGGCAGCGCAGTTGGGGAGTGGCCCATAGGTGCGCTCAGCTTCAGAGTCTCAATCGACTGGCTGTGCAGAATCCAGAGGCCATGCGCAACCTACAAG GTCATGCTGTTGTGTTTGCTGACCAATCAGGGATGAATGCCTCCGGCCATGTCATGCTAGGAACTACGGATGTTCACCATCAGTGGACCAAA CTATTTCAACAGCTTCCCGCCTTCCACGTCCTCCAGCAGCAAACAGAGTGGCTCAAGGAGAGGATCAGTCTCCTCCTTGGTGGGACCCGGGTCATTCACGCCGAGAGGCTGGGACCGGTGGAGCCCATCACAGAGCTCTACAGCACCCTCAACACCTTCCATAACAATCTGATATCACAGAGGCTTTGCCTACACCCCAGAAGCCTTGAGGGGCTCAACATGATATTGGAGAA AGGCCGCTCTAGTCCTAGTCTTCATAAGATGGGCCACTTCATCATACCTGCCAACTGTGACCTGCCCAAGCTGCAGGTTTTCCTCCAGAGCCACGCACCTAATGCCAGACAACACACGCAACGTAAAAAAAA GCTgcaggcagaggaagaggctttGATGAAAATGTGTCTCCAAAGTCTTTCTCTTCAGGGTCTTTCCAAAGAGCCCAGTGTCACCTCAAGCCAGATGATTCTTTGTTGTAAAAGGTTGTTGGAACTGCATTCACCCCTCATGCTGGGTCTCCATATTTGTGTTTCTCACTTCTACTCAGTCATGCAGGACGGAGATCTTTGTATCCCCTGGGACTGGAAAAGTTGA